The Polyangium mundeleinium genome contains the following window.
GCGAAGGCGACGACGTCGCGCGAGAGCTTGATCTTGAGCCCCTCGTCGCGGACCTCGAAGCCCATGAAGTGCTCGGTGCAGGCGAAGAGCTCGCGGAAGGTGTCGCGGACCCGGAGCGCCGGCACCTTCATGTCCCGCCGCTCGGCTCGCTCGCCCGCGAGGATCACGGCGGCGGCGCCGTCGGCGAAGATCGCCGCGGAGACCAGGTTTTCCTCGCTTCGATCCTCGGGCAAAAATGTGAGCGAGCAGAGCTCGACGCAGACCACGAGGGCGCGGGCCTCGGGGTGGCCGACGAGCCATTCGTGCGCGATCGCGAGGGCCGCGGCGCCGCCCGCGCAGCCGTGCTGCGTGAGGTTGATGCGACGGACGTTCGGCGAGAGCGAGAGCGCTGCGACGAGCGTCGCGTCCATGGCCGGAATCTGGAATCCCGTGCAGGAAGCCGTGATGACGAGGTCGATGCTGTCGCGTTCGTCTTCGGTCGTCCCCTCGGCGATGCGCCGCGCGAGCGCGCCGCAGGCGTCACGGACGGTCGTGCAGTAGAGCTCGTTCTTCGCAGCGAACGAGCGACCCACGGAGACGAGCTCCTCCGGGGTGATGACCATGTTGCGTCGCTCGACCGCGCTCCTCCGGAAGAGCTGACGGGCGAGCCCGAGGGCGCGTCCATCGAGCCACCGGGGGAGCGCCTCGGAGAGCTCAGCCTGGCTGTACGAGCGCCCCGGAAAGAACGTCCACGTCTGTTCGATGATCGCCATTCAGGCGGGGAGCAGCGGCAACTTTCGTGCGCGGGAGGCGCGTGGGCAGGGGGCGCACGGATCAGGCGCGGCGTCCGGGGCGGCGCCATTCGCCGCGCAGGGCCGCGGTGCTCGGGCGCGCGAGGGCATCGCGGAGGCCGGTGCCGGCGGGCTGCACGAGCAAGAAAAACGCGAGGCCGAGCGCGCCGCCGATCTTGCTCGTCGTCGACACGATGGGCTCGTGCAGGGCGAGCGCCGTCACGCCCGCGGCGAGCGCGAGGACCACGATCAGGAAGAGCCAGCCGAGGCGGGTTTTTTGACGACAAAACGATCGCGGGTCGATGGTCGAGAGGATCATCGTGCCGTCCTCGGCGGGCGCGAGGCGCGGCGTCGCGCCGTCGTTCCGGAGGGCGCCGAACGCGTAGAGGGTGCTGCCTTCGGGGATGTTCGCCGTGACCTTGCGGGAGAAGCCGCGGGCCTTCTTGGCGTCGGGCAGCGCGGCGTCGAAGGCCTCGGGCGAGGGGCAGGCGGCGGCGGCGCGGAGGGCGTCCGGGCCGTGCCAGACCTCGACGCGGGGGCCCGTGCGCGGCGGGATCTCGATCGTGCGTCCCTCGGCCTCGATCGCCCCGCCGAACGACGCGCTCGCGGCGGGCCGATCCTCGAACAGCACGAGAGGGTCGTCCCCGCGCGCGAGCCTGCCGACCTGCGGGATCTCGTGCGCCGCGAGGGATGGGCCTTCACCGTCGCCGCGCGTCACGCGGCCGATCAGGAGGCCCGTGCCTTCGTTTTTCGCGCCGAGGGGGACGAGGCGCCGCGCGAGCGCGGAGAGGGCCGCGATTTCCTTGAACGCCGCGGCGACGACGAGCAGGGTGTTCACCCACAGGACCCCGAGGACGAAGAGGCCCATGAGCTCGTAGGGCAGGGGCTTTCCCATCCTCTTCCTTACGCGCTCGCGGCTTCGGCTTCGGCGCGGCGGATCTCCCGCGGCGCGAGGTCGATCTGTGGGCCTTCCGTCTCCGCCTTGGCGACGTCACGCATCGGGGGACGGGAGGGCCGGAAGAGGTAGGTCCGGAGCAGGTAGAGGACCATGCTCGGCTCGTCGAGGCTCGGATCCACGCGGGGGACGACCTCGCGCTGGTGCGCCTCGGCGAGCGCGGACCAGTGCAAGCCGGCGCGATTGTGGTGGATGGTGTGGTAGCCGTTGTTGCACATCACCCAGTTGAAGGCGCGACCGACGAAGTTCCGCGCGTGGTTCCATTCACTCGTGGTGTCGCAGCGGTCGTGCTGGATGAGGTTGATGCGCAGGATGCAGCGGGCCCCATAGAGCTGCGGGACGACGACGAAGAAAAGCGTGGTCCAGACGTCGTAGACGAGCAGGGCGCCGGTCAGGCCAAACGCAACCACCTGCTCGACGAGGTACTGCCGCACGAAGTCCTCGCGGCCCTTGTAGCGGGCCCAGCGCGAGACGCCCGCGAACGTATTCGGGCCGGCGACATTGGGGAAGTGGAGCAGGTTGAGCAGGTTCCACTTGAAGGAGACGTGCGTGGGCGCGGCCCAGTCGGGCTTGCCGTCATCCTCGAAGTGGTGGTGGACGAGGTTGTGCGAGGGGATGTTCGCAGAGGCCGGGTAGAGCGCGCCGAAGCTGAGCACGACGCGGAAGATCATGTTGAGCCGGCGGCTCTGGAAGATGCCCTGGTGCAGGTGGTTGTGGATGACCACCGTGTTGAGGAAGCTCAAATAACAGGCCGCAGCGAGGAACAAGACGTTCCGGCAAGCGGGCACGAAGACCATCGAGGCAAGGACGCCGAGGTAGGCCGCCACGATGCCAATCTGCCGCCATTCGGTCGGGTGCTTCACCAGCCAGGGGCCTCGGGTTGGAAGCGAAGAGGACACGGCTCCGCGTTCTACCATCCGTCCCGGGCACTCGACAATCATGGACGGGGGGGCAGATTTGCGTTAACCGATACGTTCAAGACGCCGTGACGAGCTTCGCCTCTACCTTAACCTCCTTACCCTTCACGCAGCTCCGTCGAAACCGCTACTTTTACCTGTGGTACGACGGCTTTTACCTGGTGCTCTGCGGAGCCCTGGTCGCCCTCATGGTGACGACGGGTTTCCAGGGGCTCGCCCCGACCTGGGACCATCGCCTGTGGCTCGTGCTGCCGCTGGCCTGCCACCTGCAAATCCTGTGCAGCGTGTTCATCCACAACGCGACGCACAACAACTTCCCGCGGCCCATCAATCGGCTCGTGGGAGAGCTCTGCGGGATGGTGGTGCTGACGAGGTTCGCATCCTGGGAGGTGATCCACCAGCGGCACCACCGCTACTCGGACGACGTGGCGAAGGACCCGCACCCCGTGCAGTCGAGCTACCTCAAGTTCCTGGTGAATACGATCGTGAACGTGGAGCACCAGCTCCAGCAGATTTATTTCGATCTCTACGGCGACACGCCCGAAAACCGGCGATACGAGCGGCTGCGGGCCTACGTGAGTTATGGGACGAACCTGCTCCTGATCACGACGTGGTACCTGTTCCTCGGGAAGGTAGGCTTCTTCTTCCTGTTCATCCCAGCGTCGATCGTAGGCTTCTTCCACCTCGTGCACTTCAACTGGTCGACGCACAACGCATTCTCGCCGAGCAGCGACTTCAAGCCAGTGAACCTCGACCACGGCTATTACAAAGTCGGCAACAGGTTATGGTTCGGCATTTACATGCACGCGAACCACCACAAGCGCGCCGGAATGTTCAATCCAGCAAAGCTCCAGCCAAGCCTGCCAGTGACGCCGCCGCCTGGCTGAGGAGCTGGAGGCGTCGCGCCGGGGCGCTGCCCCGGACCCCGCGGGGGCTGTCCGCCCCTCGACCCGGACCAGGCACGGCCTGGACCGGTGATGGAAGAACTGCGCTCCGCGCAGTTCTTCCAACGGGCCGGTGGCAAGACCACGTAGGTGCGTCTCAACCTGGCGACGGGTGCGTTGCCCGTTGAACCAGCAGCGCTGCCGTGTTGGCTGGCAGCTTCGTCGCCGGTCTTGCCAGCGGCCGTTCGATGAACTGCGCACCGCGCAGTTCATCGTCCTGGGTCCAGCGCCTCGCTGGTCCGGGTCCCGGGGCGGACAGCCCCGGGTGGGGCCTGGGGCAACGCCCCAGCGCGGCGCGCCCGGGTCCCCGCCGAATGCCCTGCATCCACGCAAGATCGCGATCCCTCCCCGCGGAGGGCCTCCTGCCGCGCCACAACCCGGTCCCCGTCAACGCGTCCGCCGACCTTGGGCGTCGTGAACGGCCGCTCCTCGGGCGTGTCCTCCGCCCTGCGGTGCTGCAGGAGGCGATCTGCGCTCACCTGCACCCGAAAGGCGGCGCCGCGGCTCGAAAAACCCGCCCTGGCGTTGCCGACCTGCGGCGCGGCAAACCTCCCTCCGCGAGGCCGTCTCCTCTTCGACGGCGCTGCAGGTCCCCGAGCGCGCGCTGCGCCCTCCACCTTGCAGCGCCGGAGGGCGCACGTTGCCCGTTGAACCCGCAGCACCGCGCTCTTGGCTGGCAGGCCCGTCGCCAGTCTTGCCAGCGGCTGTTCGATGAACTGCGCGGAGCGCAGTTCATCGACCCCGAGTCCAGCGCTTGCGCTGGTCCGGGTCCAGGGGCGGACAGCCCCGGTGGGGCCTGGGGCAACGCCCCAGCGCAACGCCTTCCAGAGCTACTTCGTCACCGCAGGCTTCGGGGCTGCAGGTGCAGGCTGGGGCGCCTCGACCTTCGGTGCCTCGACCTTCGGCGCCTCGGCCGGTTTGTCCGTCGGCTTTGCGGCGCTTGCGTCTGTGCCGGCGTCGCTTGTGTCGGTGGGGGCGGCGTCGACGGCGGCGTCCTCGGTGCCTGCGTCGGCGGGTTCGGCGGGCGGGGTGGCTTCGGGGGCGGGCTTCGGGGGTTCTTCGGCGGGGCGTTCGTCGGCCCAGCAGGCTGGGGTGGGCGGGGGCTGGAAGGTGAGGGCGTGGGAGGCGCGATCTCCCTTTTTCGTGAGGAGTGGGTCGGTCTTGTAGACCTTGGCTTCGCCGCACTCGTAGGTTGTCAGCTCGCGCTCGGGGGTCTTGCCTGCGCGGAGGGGCACGGAGGCGCGCTCGTTGGCGCACTGGGACCACTCGACTTTGTACTCGGCGTCCTTGTCCGGCAGGATGAGCCGCACGCCGGGATCTCCCTCGACGCGTTTGCCGAGGAGAAGAACCCGCGCGACTTGATCGTTGTCGTCGAGCACGGTGACCCGGACTGGCTGGCGTAGACCGCCGCGCATCTTGTTGGTTGCGCCGCCGAGCGTGAAATCGGCGCAGACGGGCTCACCTGTGACGGTCGACGTGACCTGCGTGTTGGAGCAGGCGGCGAGGGAGGCTGCGAGGAGCGTGGCGAGGGCGAACGCGGTGCGCGAGCGCGGGCTGGGGCGGATCACGGCGCGCAGCGTCGCCCCGGGGGGGGCCTTTCGTCAAGTCCGGCGCGTTTTTCGGACAGGGAGCTTCGTTTTTCCGAGGGCGAGCACGTGTTCGAAGTGCTCGGCCGAGACGGGGACGACGCTGAGACGCGAGCGCTTGAGCAGGGCGATGTCGGTCAGGAACGGATCGCTCTTGATGACTTCGAGCTCGACGGGGGCTTTGAGGGAGATGACGGGCTCGACGTCGATGGCGCTCCAGTCTTCGCCCTCGGCGGTGGGATCTGGGTAGGCCTCGCGGGCGACGCGGGCGATCCCGACGACGGCCTTGCCTTCGTTCGAGTGATAGAAGAGCAGGAGATCACCCTTCTTCATGGCGCGCAGGTTGTTTCGGGCCTCGTAGTTGCGCACGCCATCCCAGACGGCTCGCTTGTCGGCGAGGAGCCGGGCGAACGAGTATTTGTAAGGCTCGCTCTTGACGAGCCAGTAATGCATCTCCGTCGTCATCGGTTCGTCGGGACCATACCGCCCGACGAACCGATCCCTCAACAGGAATCAGTCTGTGATGACGAGCGTGGTGTCGTCGGGGACGAGGCGGGAGAGCTCGTCGATTTCGGCGTCGTCGAGCGCGATGCAGCCGTGGGTCCAGTCGGATTGCTTGTGCACGCCGTTCCAGTCGCGCTGGCCGACGCCGTGGATGCCGATGCCAAAGCCGACGGTGCGGCCGGGCGGCACCTCGCCGCGGCGCTTGAGATCGGCGAACCGCGCGCGGTCCTCGTCGTTCGGGTAGGTCACGTTCAGGAACTGATGGAACAGGCCCTTGAAACGGCCCTTCACGTGGTAGGTGCCGACGGGCGTGACCTTGTCGCCCTCGAAGCGCTTGGGGCCTGCGCCGCCGCTGCCGAGCGCGACCTTGTAGGTCTTGATCACGCGGCCGCCCTGGGCGACGAGCTCCAGGCGGTGCTCGCTCTTGTCGACGCGGATGAGCGCGGCTGCCTCGGCCGTGGGCTTGCCAGGTTTTCCGGCCGGCGCGCCGGGGAGCGGGGACGGGAGGAAGACCGTGGGGAGCAGGAGGAGCGCGAAGAGGGCGTTCATGCCCCGCTGTCGAGGATCCCCGGGCGATCGTGACGGGTGCGGCGCGTGAAAAAAAACATTTTTTCGCCCGTCACACTCCGGGTACGTTCTCCGATGAGGGGGCGATGAGCGCTCCGATGCCCATGGTCGAACCGAGGCTTTCCGAGCCGCTGGCGGATCCGGAGTTGCGGCGATTCTTGCTCGATTTCGTGCGCCGTCGGGTCTCGCCCGCGGATGCCGACGATATCGTCCAGACGGTCCTCTGCGAGGCGCTCACCGCGAAGAACCGCCCGGACGACGGCGCCGAGCTGCGCAAGTACCTGCTCGGGATCGCGCGGCACAAGGTCGCGGACGCGCACCGGCGCACGGCGCGCGAGGAGGTGCGGGATCCGCCCGAGCTCGTGGCGGGCCCGCCGCCGGTCGAGGAAGAGGCGCTCCTTCGCTGGGCCGAGCGTCAGGCCCCGACGACCGAGGAAGCGAAAAAGACGCTCACGTGGATGGCGCGGGAAGGCGAGGGCGAGAAGCTCGAGAGCATCGCCGAGGAGGAGCAGGTCCCGGCGGCGCGCGTGCGGCAACGCGTATCGCGGATGCGGCGCTGGATGAAAGAGCGGTGGCTCGCGGAGCTCGCGGCCGTGGCGGCGCTCGCGGTCCTTGCGGTGGTGTTGTGGCGCGTGGCGCAGGATGCCGAGGATCCGGAGGCGATCTTGCCGCTGCCGGATAGGGTGCCGGCGCCGTCGGATACGCCGCTCGACAGGGCGCGGGCGCTCCGGGCGGACGCGCTCTGGTGGTGCGAGCGCGGGTCGTACCGTATTTGCGTGGAAGAGCTCGACGCGGCGAGGCAGCTCGATCCGACGGGGGACGAGGCGCCGGAGGTGCAAGCGGCGCGCGAGCAGGCGCGGCGGGCGCTCACGGTGCCGCCGCCGGTGCCCACGTCGACCAAGCGGGACATCAAGGATGTGAAGGGCGAGATCGAGGAGAAGGCGCCGGAGCCGAAGAAAGTCGCCCCGCCACCGAAGCCGGCGCCGACGAGCGTGAAGCCGAAGGTGGATCCGGAGCTTCGGGATCGGGGCACCGAGAACGAGAAGAAGGCCAAGCCCTCATCGACGAAGCAGCGGAAGAAGGGGGACGTCGACTTCCTGAAGAAGTGAGCCAGGGCCCGTGTTCACGTGCGTCACGTTTTTGGTGGGGTCTTGTCCGGCGAAACCCGCGGGGCTTGGCCCTTGCTTGCCAAGCTTTCGGCCCTCCTGTACGCTACCGGAGACGAGGAGCGATCGGTAGCGTTGCGGCGGCGGTGCGGCTGGAGCGATCTGGATGAAGAACATGGCCTTCCAGAAAGTGGGCGACTACTTCGTCCTCGTCCACAACGCCATGGCGCCCACCGAGGAGGAGTGGGACGAATGGCTGCTGCACTACACGTATGAGTCCATTCTCATCGTAACGGACGGGGGAGCGCCGACGGCCTCGCAACGCAAGCGCATGAAAATGCGCGTCGATGAGCTGCGCGCCTCACCGAGCTACGTGCCGAACAAGAAAGAGCCGAAGGTGGCGACCGTCACCGCGTCGTCGTTCGTCCGCGGCGTGCTCACGGCGCTCCGGTGGTTTTACCACGATGCTTATGCGGCTTTCCCGCCGGATCACATCAATCAAGCGCTCATGTATCTCGACGTTCCGCCGCGTTATCACATTGCGATGAGGACTGCGGTCCAGACGCTCCGCGTGCAGCTCAAGAAGGCCAAGACTGCGGGGCCGTCGAAGACGATGCCGGACGAGGGCTGACGCCGCGGAGATTCCATCGACCAGGGGACGAACCCTGGGGCCGGTTGGTGGTGACAATTACACGGTAGCGCGTGACGACGGTCTTGACGCTGTCGGGGCCGTTCGATAAAAACGGGTGTTGGTCCGTGGCTCGAACGCGTGGGAACGCGCTCCGGCCACGACGAATGTCGGACCCGCGGTTGGGGCCCGAGGCTTTTCGTCGCCCGAACGTGAGACTGCTGGAGGCATCGCACCTTGCTTGACGCGAAGAGTCGGCGCTTCCGTGCTTCGACGGCTCCCCGAGGGGGTGAAGGGTGAGCAGCGAACGGGCGCCGGCCGCAGGTGGTGAGCCACGACCCGTCGCGACGCCGGAGTCGCCGACACCGCCAAGCGTCAATCCGTTGTCGGACGGACCGTCGTCGGTGCGTTTTCCGCGGCTGACCGCGGACGGGCGTGCGGCGCTCAATATGCTGGACGAGGACCGCCGGAGCGAGCCGCCGCCGTCGGTTCGGTTTTCGCGGGCAATGCCGGAGGCGCGGCACTCGTCATGGGGCCCGCCGCGGGACGAAGACCATTTGAGCGAGCCGCCGCCGTCGGTGCGATTTCCGCGGTCAATGCCGGAGGCGCGGCACGCGTCGTGGGGGCCGTCGCGGGACGAAGACCATTTGAGCGAGCCGCCGCCGTCGGTGCGATTTCCGCGATCAATGCCGGAGGCGCGGCATTCGTCGTGGGGGCCGCCGCGGGACGACGAGCATTTGAGCGAGCCACCGCCGTCGCTCCGGTTTCCGCGGCCGCTCTCGGGGCCGCCACTCGCCATGCGCGGCGAGGAGGAGGGGCTCGCGGAGCCGCCGCCGTCGCTCCGGTTCCCACGGTCGATCGCGCCGTCGGCGTCGGAGCGGGCGCCGGGGCGCGACGACGAGGTGCTCTCCGAGGGCTCGGCGTCGGTGCGGTTCCCGCGCCTGACGGCCGAAGGGCGCTCGGCGCTCGGGATGCGCGAGGACGAGCCGCTCGGGGAGATGCCGGCGTCGGTGCGGTTCCCGTCGCGGCGCCTGTCGGACATGCGGCCGCCGCGGCCCTCGGAGGCGCCGCGCTCGGCCGATTACATGGAGAGCCCGCCGTCGGTGAGCCCGCCGTCGGTCCGCTTCCGGCGGGTGAGCGGCGAGGCGGGGCCGGGCTACCGGCTGCGCGAGGGGGCGTGCGCGGTCGCGCTGCTCACCGAGGGGCGCTGGATCCTGCCGGCGTCCGTGGTGCGGCTCTCGCCCTCGGCGGTGTGGTTTTCCCCGGGCGACGGGCTGATCCCGCGGCTCGGCGGGCGCGTGACGGCGTACATGCTCTCGGGCAAGGGCGCGGTCGGCCCGGTCGAGGGCGTGGTGGTCTCCATCGAGCCTTCGGGGCCGCAGGGGAACGTGCTCGTCAGCGTGCAGTTCGAGCGCGTCACGCAGGATCTCGGCCGGAAGATCCTCGGCCTTCTGCAGGAGCTTTACGTCGTCGGGCACGCGGAGCTCGCGCGGAGTTTGTCGCGCGTCCGCGAGCAGATCGACGATCCGGGCCGGGTGCGGGCGATCCTGCGCGCGCTGATTCACGCGGGCAGCGAGGGGCTCGTCGTGGGGGCGGACGTGCCGGTCAAGGCGGAGAAGATCGAGTCGCGCGAGGAAGCACGGCTCGTGTGGCGATCGGCGCGCGGCTGGGGCGCGCCGCCGTACATCGTGGATCTCGGCGGGTACAACTCGATTCATCGGATTCACCTCGACAAGGCCGAGTTCGAGGCCGACGGGCGCGTGACGACGCCGATGCCGACGCGGATCGAGCGGGTGCGGCATCGGTGGTTCCGGCGGTGCAAGGTGCTGCGCCCGGTCACGGCGTCGTTCAAGCACCCGATATGGCCCGAGGTGGTCGTGTCCGGGCGGCCGGTGCTCGACATCTCGTTTGCGGGCTTGTGCTTCGAGGTCGACGCCGACCAGGATCTCGTGTTCCCGGGCCTGGAGATGCCGGACATCGAGGTGTGCGTGGGGGACGAGGCGCCGCTGCACATGCACGGCGAGGTGCGGTACGTGCTCCCGGCGCGCAATGGCACGAAGTCGCGGTGCGGGCTCAAGGTGGCGCCGCGGACGTCGAAGGACGAGGGGCCCTGGATGCGGCTCGTGAGCCAGGAGCTCCACGAAAAGACGCTCGGCGGGTCGGAGACGCCGGAGTCGATGTGGAGCCTGCTCCAGCAATCGGGATATTTCAATCTGTCCGGTAAAACCCCGGATCAATTCGAGCCGCTGAAGAAGACGTTCCTCGAGTTCGGTGAGCGGGCGGCGGCGGCCCCGCGGATCATCTGCCAGGCCGTGTGGCCCTCGGAGCGTGGGATCGAGGCCTCGCTCTCGGTGGCCAAGATTTACAGCGGGAGCTGGCTCGTCCACCAGCTCGCCAAGCGCCCCGGCAAGGCGCCCGGCGTCGCGCACGTGCGGCAGATCCTGCGCGACATTTATCTGCGGGCGTTCGAGTATCCGCAGCTCGATCCGGCCTTCACCTGGGCGCTCGCGTTCATCGACGGCGAGGTGCCCTGGTCGATGGCGCACCTCGATTTCGCGCGGCCCTACGTGGACCAGGGGCTCGCGGCGATCCAGCCGTTCCGGCTGCTCGAAGCACAATCGGCCGGGACGAGCGAGGCGATTTCGGGCGAGCGATTCGACGTCGGGCCCGCGGCGCCCTTCGAGACGGCGTGGCTGCTCGACGAGCTCGGCAAGACGCACACGGCCGCGCTGCTCGACGCGCTCGATCTCGTGCCGGACCGGGTGGAGCTCGGGGAGACGGCGCGGCTCTGGAAAGAAGCGGGGATGGGGCGCGAGCGCGCGTTCTTCACGGCGCGGCGGGCGGGCGTGCCCGTGGCGGCGGCGATCGTGGAGACGGGCGAGACGGGGACGAATCTGTTCCGGCTGCTCGATTGCGTGCG
Protein-coding sequences here:
- a CDS encoding 3-oxoacyl-[acyl-carrier-protein] synthase III C-terminal domain-containing protein translates to MAIIEQTWTFFPGRSYSQAELSEALPRWLDGRALGLARQLFRRSAVERRNMVITPEELVSVGRSFAAKNELYCTTVRDACGALARRIAEGTTEDERDSIDLVITASCTGFQIPAMDATLVAALSLSPNVRRINLTQHGCAGGAAALAIAHEWLVGHPEARALVVCVELCSLTFLPEDRSEENLVSAAIFADGAAAVILAGERAERRDMKVPALRVRDTFRELFACTEHFMGFEVRDEGLKIKLSRDVVAFAERGLPDLFARVLRRFDVPDASRLSFGAVHPGGRRVLEALEDHARFPKSVTRTSWDTLEQHGNMSSVTVLVALDQLLHEEGPLGPGALGLVTAFGPGFCAEIGLLETTSGQ
- a CDS encoding fatty acid desaturase — translated: MKHPTEWRQIGIVAAYLGVLASMVFVPACRNVLFLAAACYLSFLNTVVIHNHLHQGIFQSRRLNMIFRVVLSFGALYPASANIPSHNLVHHHFEDDGKPDWAAPTHVSFKWNLLNLLHFPNVAGPNTFAGVSRWARYKGREDFVRQYLVEQVVAFGLTGALLVYDVWTTLFFVVVPQLYGARCILRINLIQHDRCDTTSEWNHARNFVGRAFNWVMCNNGYHTIHHNRAGLHWSALAEAHQREVVPRVDPSLDEPSMVLYLLRTYLFRPSRPPMRDVAKAETEGPQIDLAPREIRRAEAEAASA
- a CDS encoding fatty acid desaturase — encoded protein: MTSFASTLTSLPFTQLRRNRYFYLWYDGFYLVLCGALVALMVTTGFQGLAPTWDHRLWLVLPLACHLQILCSVFIHNATHNNFPRPINRLVGELCGMVVLTRFASWEVIHQRHHRYSDDVAKDPHPVQSSYLKFLVNTIVNVEHQLQQIYFDLYGDTPENRRYERLRAYVSYGTNLLLITTWYLFLGKVGFFFLFIPASIVGFFHLVHFNWSTHNAFSPSSDFKPVNLDHGYYKVGNRLWFGIYMHANHHKRAGMFNPAKLQPSLPVTPPPG
- a CDS encoding EVE domain-containing protein, whose product is MHYWLVKSEPYKYSFARLLADKRAVWDGVRNYEARNNLRAMKKGDLLLFYHSNEGKAVVGIARVAREAYPDPTAEGEDWSAIDVEPVISLKAPVELEVIKSDPFLTDIALLKRSRLSVVPVSAEHFEHVLALGKTKLPVRKTRRT
- a CDS encoding L,D-transpeptidase family protein: MNALFALLLLPTVFLPSPLPGAPAGKPGKPTAEAAALIRVDKSEHRLELVAQGGRVIKTYKVALGSGGAGPKRFEGDKVTPVGTYHVKGRFKGLFHQFLNVTYPNDEDRARFADLKRRGEVPPGRTVGFGIGIHGVGQRDWNGVHKQSDWTHGCIALDDAEIDELSRLVPDDTTLVITD
- a CDS encoding RNA polymerase sigma factor, translated to MSAPMPMVEPRLSEPLADPELRRFLLDFVRRRVSPADADDIVQTVLCEALTAKNRPDDGAELRKYLLGIARHKVADAHRRTAREEVRDPPELVAGPPPVEEEALLRWAERQAPTTEEAKKTLTWMAREGEGEKLESIAEEEQVPAARVRQRVSRMRRWMKERWLAELAAVAALAVLAVVLWRVAQDAEDPEAILPLPDRVPAPSDTPLDRARALRADALWWCERGSYRICVEELDAARQLDPTGDEAPEVQAAREQARRALTVPPPVPTSTKRDIKDVKGEIEEKAPEPKKVAPPPKPAPTSVKPKVDPELRDRGTENEKKAKPSSTKQRKKGDVDFLKK